Part of the Lolium rigidum isolate FL_2022 chromosome 6, APGP_CSIRO_Lrig_0.1, whole genome shotgun sequence genome, GGCTTGTGTGATGACCTCACCAAAATAATCAGGGACTTCTGGTGGGGAGCAGAGAATGGGAAGAAAAAGATGCATTGGGTGGCCTGGGATATAATGCTGAAGCCAAAGATCAAGGGAGGAATGGGTTTCAGGGATATGAGAATGTTCAACCAGGCACTCCTCGCAAGGCAAGCGTGGAGGCTACTTCAGAACCCAGAATCCTTGTGCGCACAGGTGTTGAGGGCCAAGTACTATCCTAATGGCAATCTCATTGATACTGTATTCACTGGAAATGCGTCCTCGACATGGCAGGCCATTGAGTATGGTTTAGAACTGTTGAAAAAAGGGATTATTTGGCGTATAGGAAATGGTACAGCGGTGAGAATTTGGAGGGACCCCTGGATTCCGAGGCATGACTTCTATCGAACCATTTCTCCCAAGAGAAGATGCCGATTGAAGTGGGTTTCGGATCTCCTGAATCCAGATGGTTCCTGGAATACCAATCTGTTGCATACCTATTTTGAACCAATTGACATAACAGAAATCTTAAAGATCAAAACCTCAAGAAGAAATGATGCCGATTTCGTGGCTTGGGGACCAGATGAGAAAGGTTTATTCTCTGTTAAAGATGCCTACAAGCTAGGCATGGAGTGCCAGGAGAGGGACAGGGATGAAGGAGCTACAAGTTCTAGACCGGATGGAGCTAATAAAGAGTGGAAACTTATCTGGCAAAACGCGGCACCGCCGAAAGTGAAAACCTTCACCTGGAAACTGGCCCGTAATGGACTAGCCACCCAGGTGAACCTAAGGAGAAGGAAGATTGATGCCCAACCTACCTGCAGAATTTGTGGAAGGGAGGATGAAGATACCTTTCATGCCCTGGTTACTTGTCCACAAGCGAAAGGGCTGTGGAGCTGTATGCGACAATGTTGGGATCTACCAGCCGACGAGATGCTCCAGAATACGGGTAAGGATTGGGTTCTTCAGCTACTGGCAAAACTAAACGCCGTTCAGAGGCTGATGGTTATGATGATTCTCTGGAGAGTATGGCACGTACATAATGAGCTAACACACGATAAGCCTGCTCCGCCGATGGCAGCCTCTAAACGCTTCCTGTGTAGCTATGTTGATGTGTTGCTCTTTTTTAAACAACATCCTACAGCAGATGCGTGTAAAGGGAAGCAAGTGATATCATATTCGGAGAGAGTGCAGAGGCGGACGGCCCCTGGCCATGTGCCAAAACCTGTGAAACAATGGGAAAGACCCCGCCGAGGCCGACTGAAGCTCAATGTGGACGGTAGCTATATTGCTGGAACGGGGGAGGCGGGAGCAGGTATGATTCTCCGTGGCGAAAACGGAGAGGTCATCTTCGCGGCTCCGTAGGTATCCGACAAATTGTGCGTACGCTCCGGAGGTCGAAGTGGCGGCTTGTGAGGAGGGATCGAAGCTTGCTACGAGCCGGTCGTCGGAACCCATTGATGTTGAGATGGACTGCTCTGTGGCAGTGAACATGGTTCTATCTACTGAGATGAATCGCCCCTCACTAGTCCATCTAATTAAATCCATTAAGGATGCTCTCCGAGAGAGAGAGACTAAGATTATGAAAATTGCCAGAGAGCAAAATGCAGCTGGGCATGTCATGGCGAAGCTGGGTAGGGAGGATAAAACCACACAATTCTGGCTTAGGAGCTTTCCCCCAGTTCTTAGTGATATTGTCCAACAGGATTGTAATTCTGTCATAGTTTAAGGAAATttttcctcgcaaaaaaaaaaaaaaaaaacttttcgcCTGCTTTAAACATCGTACTGGTGCGAGCTGATCTCCTAAACGGACGTTTTTTTGGTCCACTGGATACGAGAAAACCTTTGTTGGCAACCAATCAGGCCTTAGAAGTTCTTCATGGGCCTACATTTCTAGTTTGACCACTTCTCCAGCCTATAGGCCTAGCAAGAAACTACTTTCGTTCACCTGGGCCGCTATGCTTCGCTCTCCCCACAACAACCTGGTCCGCACAAACCACTTCCGGGCAGGCACGcgctctggccgccgccgccgccgccgccgccgccgccgacgacggacACGACATCTCAGGGGAGGAAGCGACGTGAGGAATGGCGGACCGCCAGGTGGCTCAGTTGGGGCCCGGAACCGCGTGCTGCGGCTGGAACCACTGCGGCCGGCGCCTCGCCGCGGGCGCCATCGATGGGTCCGTCTCCGTCTACGATTTTCAGCCGTCTCCCTCCTCCAGGTGGCAGGTCAGTTTCCCGCATCACCGCTACCTTTTACACGGAAACCCTAAACGTCACATGGCACCAACTCGCCGTCTCGTTCTTTCGCTTCCACTCATGTGGGCTAGTAGTAACTGAGCTATTTTCCGCATGAGTTCGTCCGGATTTGTTGCGGGTTTAGAGCTTCTTGTTAGTATTCGATTCTCGTGTACAATACGTCCTCATGTGACGCGTCGCATAGGTTACCAAGTTCTTGCTCGGGGATGTTGCAATTAGTGTCTGTGGAATCAGTCATGGGACATGTCACTATGTCAGTAGGAAATAGCAGTGATTCTCATTTCTTGATGCACCAAACTAGAAGGACATCCAGTGTAATGGTTCTAGTATTTGTATAACATCAGACTTCCGATGTGATTGGAAATTATACTGGTGCTGGAGCACAATGGGCGCTGGAACAACATGTTTATCTTAATCTGTGTTAACCACAGCATATCCCTTTTGTTGTTTCTTGTGTCCCGGGTGTGGCTTGTCTTATAATGTGATTGATCTTGGATCAGGCCCATGAGCACGCCATCGTGAATGTCGTCTGGCttcctccagactatggagatgcGATAGCTTGTGTCTGTGCTGACGGGGCACTGTCTTTGTGGGAGGAGGTTGCTGAAGGTCAGTTGTCCTTGTGGCCTTTAAGGGTTGTTTTATGCTGTTTGATGTTTCTAACTATTTACACTTCCATGATGGAGATAATTGTGATGTTATTACCTTTTGTAGTAAGTCTGAAGTGGCTTGTGCGTTGACTGAGAATGAATTTGGACACCACACACCAATCATTGATCTCGATTTATTTGCATCTCCATCTACATAACTAGCTCATTTTGGCCATGAAAATATAACATGCACAATAATAGTGTGGCTAGGATCTGTTCAGTACTTTAGTCACTTTGCCTCTTCATCATGACCATTACCGACTACCAAGTAGATTTAAAGCACTTCACTTATTTTTCCTCTCCCTCATGTTCAATGCTCACTAGGTATTGATTAGATTTAAAGCACTTTATTTACAATATATTTAATTATTTTGATACATCGAACACTATAACAGGATTATTTTACTAGACTTTGCAGCACAGTGCAATAGTACTCCGTCCGTCTAAAAATAGATGCCTCACTTTtgtgtagatacggatgtatctagatatgcattttagtatctagataaagttgagacatctatttttagatggagggagtagtatggaATTCCAAATTGACCTGTCTGTAACTTTATGGGCTGTTTGGATCTTGAATATTTATAAGATGTGATCAAATTCACCAAATTTGGAATTGCAACGACGGAGAACAATGTTTATTTGCTTCTCTGGACACCAGTAACATTAACTTCTAAAGCCCAACCAGTCGGTTCTACCAAAATCAACTTATATACATGTTTCTAAGATAACTCAATCGAGAAATCTTAAATGTAGTACGTATCAAACAACTTATTTAATTAATCTAATCTTGGCTAACGTGTATAACAATAGAATCACTGTTTCTCAACATAATCATTCAAGCAACCTTTATGCTTCGTTGTTTTTGTTACCTCTGAACTTCTTATAAATATCGAAGCTGCATTCTGCTTCACTTTGGATAATTAAAGAATACTGTAACTATACATTTAGTACACTTATCATTGCTGTGCTGCATTTTTTCCCCTTTTGATTTGTCACTAACGGAACCTAGCAGACGAGACCCTTAATAAGAATTTTTCTACTGACAGATGATCAACTTCCGACCTGGAGGAAATGTAAAGTCTTTGAGGGTGGCAATTCCCACATCCTAAATGTACAGTTTGGTTTGCTGCTGTCAAGTCTGAAAATGGTGAGTTTGAACACCTTATTGTAAACCAGAGTTTCATTTCAATTCTCACATGCAGCAAATTGTAACTCCAATTTTTCACACCTTTTACTTTGCAACGCaaaccatttttttttgttttattttggtgAACGGCAGCCCCTGTCTGGCTATCTCAGTTATTAAACCAGAAAGCATTACTACAACAGCTGGTCATAGAGTACTCCTCTACAGCTCCCAAATCCGGATAACATACGGTAAACAAAGTCAACAACTCAACAAGGTATATTAATGAACACACAAAAGTTTAAGCAGAGCAAAAGTTGAGAATTATTAACTAGAAATTATAGCAAGCTGGCAAacaaattatattcttgtaataaACCGGCCTGTGCAGAAGTGTTGTGTTGTTTTTTTTGGGTTCATTTCACTATGCTTTCCAAAGCTTTAGCATTGTTTTTGACCCGTCATGCGTTGCATGTGCCTCATTATTTGTTAGTAACTCTTGCTGGTCTTCATAGGTTACTGCATACTCAGATGGTCAAGTGAAAGTCTATGAACTCTTGAATTCGTTGGAATTGGACAAGTGGCAGCTGCAGGTTTATCTGAATTTTGTTCACATTTGTCAGCGTTCTCAATAATTGTATTttggttcctttctattgctgatGGACTTCCTGTTTATCTTGACTGGAAAATCCCTTTTTTAATGATTCAACATGCTGCAGTAATCTGATGGTCTGTTTTGAAAAAGTGCAATAACTGATTCCTAACATAATTTCAGGCAGAGTTGCAGAACATCACCGATCCTGTTTCCAGAAACGGGAAGCCAGCATGCATATCTGCATCAATTGCATGGAGCCCAAGAAGAGGTGAAGGCCAGCAGGCTAGTTTTGCTGTTGGTTTCAATTCAGATTCTCCATATTTCAACTCTTGCAAGGTTCGTGGATAGTTTTTCATGTTTCTTGTATGCTCATTATGGAGTTAATAAAATTTTGCAACTTCATCCGAGTAATAATCTTAGTATTCTTATATTATCTTGCTTTGGGAGAATAATAATGAAATAAAAACTGTTATTAGGGTGATCAATGTGAATTGGAGTCTACAAATAGTAATTGAATCTTCACATGATGTAGCTTTGGCTTTGCATTAATGAGCAACCAGCTTTCTTattttcctagtccatgagctggtATTTATCTATGCAAAATTCTAATTTGAAACGATAAACAGATTTGGGAGTTTGAACAAGCTCATCAGCGCTGGCTTCCACTGATTGAACTCGGTTCAGCGGAAGATAAGGGAGATAGAGTACATTCTGTAGCATGGGCTCCTAACATTGGCAGGTTAGCCCCATCATGAGCAAGCATGATATGCCTTTAGGCTGCAATGTATAACACACTTGGAATATTGATATTGTTTGCTGATACTGCCATTTGGTTGCAATCTAAGCGAATTTTAGGTGCTAAATTAAACTAAGGGGGTTTCCACAAGTTCAGATCATAAAACAACTGGGCTCAGCTAAATGCACCAAAAACCTAGGTCTATATAAAAATTAGCAGACCTAGGGATACAAGCAAGAATGCTTTCTAACAAGATAATTGCACAAGCATGGTAGTATGAATAGCAAGATATAAATTGCAAGGAAGTAATGGAGACAAGTGAGACACGATGTTTGTTCTGGAAGTCTGAATATCCATCTTATTTTTTGTCGCTTTTGAGCCTGATGAACAAGTTCACTGAGTCGAGCTCTTCCCTCAAGTACCTTGCCTTAAGCAATCTCACAATGGATATTTTCTTGGTCCATCCCGGAGATGATAGGCTCCATAACCACTCACAACTCCTTGGTCCTCTTCAGAATCTCCACGGAGAGATCGCCGAGCTCAACTCCACCAAACTGTCTAGAAAGCTGTGTCCTCCAAGAAGTTCTTGGACTTACACTTTAGCATAGTTGAGGCGGAGAGTTCAAAGCCTCAAACTAATGCAGCACCAAGTGCAAGTGTGCAACTCAATGTACAAAATCTTGTTGCACCTCACAAAAAGTAACTCATTCCCTAGAGCCTATTAAGTGTGAGGGAGCAGCAAGATGTAGAGGTTATTGAGAGTGGAAAGGAGCAGCAACTTGACTGGCTATATATCTTATAATTTGGTTTTCCTCCAATTCCTTGAGTTTGGTAAACCTAGTAACACCTACCTCGGCATACATTTGCCTTGAGcactccacttgagcttgatgaagcCAATCATCCTTGCTCCAAGACAGAATCTTTCTTCAATCCTTTTTGCTTCATAAGATCTTTAAGTTCGCTCTCCGATAAACCAATATGAGAAGATTTTTTTTGATAATTTCTTCGCTAACATGTCCGCCATTGCTTGATGGACCACAAGCTTCAAGTATATGACTTGAACCTGCATGCCTTGATGTCAGTAATCAGCTGAACTCAGGCCTGAGGCTAATTGATGGTTGGGTGCTCATGTGGTTGGTTTAGAAAGAGCATGGCAATTTGGTAGATCATCGTAATGATATGCTCATACCAAATGCGTTTTTTTCATTAGCTTTTGTTTTGCCCCCACAGTTTGTTGTTTCGTGGTATCGCTATGCTCTTCTAACAAATTTCATGTGCTCTCTTTCAGACCATATGAGATCATAGCAGTTGCAACCTGCAAAGGAATTGCAGTCTGGCATGTGGGCTTCAACCCTGAATCTGATGGCAGACTATCAACAGAAAATGTTGCTGTACTTCCCGGCCACAATGGAGAGGTATGcatgttaacatggtactgttGTGTGCTTTATGGAGAACATGGTATTTATAATCCCTGAAATCAAATAGTTGTAAATATGATAATGGAGGACTTACGCTGGTATAAGTATAACCATGACATGcatcaaggagaaaggaaacaataacTTCAACCCTCATAGTCTCATACTCATGTCTTGTTTCACTTGTAGTTTTCCACTGTGTCACGCTAGTTGGAAATTGGAATAGATCTCACTGGGTTAAGCTGCTTTTCTTCAGCACACTCGTATTTGACATCCTACTAATTGCTTACATCTGACTAGGTATGGCAACTGGAATGGGACATGGGTGGTATGACGCTTGCATCGACTGGAGGTGATGGCATGGTTAAGCTATGGCAGGCTAACTTAAATGGAGTTTGGCATGAGCAGGCTGTGCTTGACTGCAATGGTTCTCATGATTAAGCTGTAGAATTGTCTAGCTCTGCACCATCAAGATAGGATCAACTGATGTTACTATGTTTTCATAATTCTTCAAGGTTTCTTGCTGTCACCTATTGTGGATGGTATGGTGCATGGTTGGCTTTGTCCTGACAAAATTAGGCTCATCAAGATGAATGCATGATGTAAATGCTTCTTATCCTGATCTGGTTGATGATGTAACTGTTCTTATGGTCTTGTGATGGATTTTTTTTCTAATAATACGACATGACCATTTTAGATAGGGAAATCGCGGATTAAAAtggtttattttattcaactgcCAACAATTTTAAATATAAACAAACCTATTCGAAAGAAGGTCTGATAAATAATTATGCAATCCAGTTAATCGCCGAGTCCACCTCATCCTTTGTAAGTAGGGTGTACCCTATCCATACTAGGATAGCAGGATTGCATATCTTGTTCCACAACACTGATTGGAAGCTATACAGCGTTCAACATAAGCTTCTGGAATCTGAGAGTACGTCGCTGCTACCAGCCACAAGTTCATGCTACTGTTGGTGTTGGATGTTATCTTGTaataattgattttttttttcagcaGTCTGTGATGTGTACCACTGAGGCACTGAAGGATGCAGTCATAGGCTATCACATATTAGGCATACGTCGCTATTGATAGATTGCTATGTACTATCACGAAGATTTACAAATTACGAAATGACATGGATGCGTGTACGACCACATTTGAGTGATATACTCTGGGATTTTCTATCTTAGGAATGGTGGCAAGTTTGgttatacaacaacaacaacaaccaagcctttcagtcccaaccaAGTTGAGGTAGTCTAGAGTTAAAACTCATAAGATCTtgaagccaagtcatggttccggcatctcaaaaaaaaaaaaaaaagtcatggttccggaacgtggatagctaacttccacgcacccttgtctatggctaaatctttgtcgatatttcAAACCTccaggtctctcttaacggactcctcccatgtcaagtttggtctaccatgacccctcttaacattctcagcacgctttgtccgtccgctatgcactggtGCCTCCgaaggcctccgttggatatgtccaaaccatctgagacgatgttggaccgGCTTCttttcaatcggtgctaccccaactctctcccgtataacgtcattccgtacccgatcctttcttgtgtggccacatatccatctcaacatgcgcatctctgctacacttaactgttggatatgtcgtctcttcgttggccaacactctgtgccatacaacatcgcatgtcggatagctgtcctataaaacctaccttttagcttttgtggcactctcttgtcacagagtacgccagaagcttggcgccacttcatccaaccagccctgattcggtggcccacatcttcatcgatatcgccatccttctgcaacatggaccccaaatatcgaaaagtgtctctctccggtaccacttgcccatcaaggctaacctctccctcctcgtgcctagtagaactgaaactgcacctcatgtattcagttttagttctactaagcctaaaacctttcgattctagagttcgtctccacaactctaactttctattaacccctgtttggctatcatcgactagcaccacatcatccgcaaagaccATACACCATAGGATATCTCCTTATATATCCCTTGccccctcatccatcaccaaatcaaaaagataagggctcaaacctgacccttggtgtagccctattctaattggaaagtcatcagtgtcgccatcacttgttcgaacacttgtcacaacattatcatacatatccttgatgaggTTAACGTATtttattgggactttgtgtttctccaaggcccaccacatgacactctgaggtatcttatcataggccttctctaAATCAATGAAGACCATATGAAGATCCTTCTTTTGCTCCCTGTATCTCTCCATCAgctgtcgtaccaagaagatggcttccatggtagacctcccaggcatgaaaccaaattggtatttggtcacgcttgtcaaccttcttaagcggtgctcaatgagtctctcccatagcttcatagtatggctcatcagcttgattccacggtaattagtacaactttgaaatccctccacgcctcgatggggataccatcaggacccattgccttgcctcctttcatcctccttaacgcctccttaacctcagactcctggatacgtcgcacaaagcacatgctggtatcatcaaaggagtcgtctagctcaatggtagagctctcaacatctccattgtaaaggttgtcaaagtactcccgccatctTTGGTTATTAGGATTTCAAAAGAGGAAAAACATAGGGCTACAATGTCATTGCCCATTTCAACTCTCAGAGATTTTATGTGTAACAAAGTTTGTTTGATTGCATCGTAAGCGAAAGCAAAAGATTTTTACCAAGAAGATTGAGTGAAAAGCTGGGCACCATGAAGTTCATCAACAATATCGAGCATGCTTTCCTTTGGTCCGCCAAGGATACCACCACCGGGCCCAAATGCAAGGTGAATTGGGAAATGATATGCCGGCCAAAAAAAACTCGACGGGTTAGGGGTGCTTCATTTGGAAAAAATGTAACGGCACTTCGGCTTCATTGGCCTTGGCTAGAGTGGAAAGACCCCAACAAAATTTGGATAAGTTCCGGCAACCCATGCACCGTTGATGATATGGAGTTGTTCTACGCTGCCCACGACATCACTCTTGAGGATGGAAAGGAAACTCCCTTTTGGCATGCACCTTGGCTCGATGGGAAAAGGCCAATTGATATTGCGCCGCTAATTTACGAGAGCTCCAAGCGGAAGAATTGGAAAGTGGCCCATGTGCTTGATGGTGATGCTTGGATTGCCAAGATTGACTTAAAGTGCTTTCTCCATGGAGCATTTCTTGCAATTTGTGGAGTTGTGGCCCGCAAATTAGCAACATGCAACCTCATCCCGACATGAACGACGATATCACTTGGAAGCTCGCGACGAATGGGCAATACTCCACCAAGTCGGCCTATGAAATGCAATTTTTCGGCTCCATCATCTtgtagggttcgtagcatagaaaacaaaaaatttctaccgcaaagaggaataaaaccaagatccaatctatggaaaagccaacatctaatctatgagatcggagcaacgagatagaagagagactaaccctcaaagatccgaagccttaacgagatcagatctcgtggttgatgtaaacgatcgttccggtgctgcaatctggcagcacttccgtactcggtcacgcgtGGTGtagatgaagtccttcctctgcccgttccagcgggcagcggaagagtagatcccctcggaatcccagcagcacgacggcgtggtgatggtggtggaggagaattcctgcagggcttcgcctaagccggagcaggagaaactgggagggaggagaggtggcaaattagggttgcgtacggagcagctatggccggccaacccacccctctttatatagtggggggtagggttagggtttcccaaaacccatctagggccggcgcctggtgggcccagaccatgcctaggcgc contains:
- the LOC124665842 gene encoding protein SEH1-like: MADRQVAQLGPGTACCGWNHCGRRLAAGAIDGSVSVYDFQPSPSSRWQAHEHAIVNVVWLPPDYGDAIACVCADGALSLWEEVAEDDQLPTWRKCKVFEGGNSHILNVQFGLLLSSLKMVTAYSDGQVKVYELLNSLELDKWQLQAELQNITDPVSRNGKPACISASIAWSPRRGEGQQASFAVGFNSDSPYFNSCKIWEFEQAHQRWLPLIELGSAEDKGDRVHSVAWAPNIGRPYEIIAVATCKGIAVWHVGFNPESDGRLSTENVAVLPGHNGEVWQLEWDMGGMTLASTGGDGMVKLWQANLNGVWHEQAVLDCNGSHD